The region GCTAGTTTATCTGGATCATTAGAACGATCTACAATACGAATGGGTGCGCTATAAGTTTTAGAGGTAAATGTCTCGCTTAAGAGCGGTCCAAAACTCTCTCCTATTTCAAAAGGATACTCGTTTTTATAATTAAAACTTGTACCCGATAAATTATTGATATCGGGTTCAGAACCGTCTAGTGTATAAATTATAACTGAATTTAAATTTTCACTGGTCAATGTTAAATCGAATGCACTTGCATGCAACCCAGATTTATGAGAGAATGCAGGTGGCTTAATTAACGTATTTGAACCTGCTGTAATGTTCGATGATCCAGGTGTTGGTTCATCAAAATACACCCAAGAACCCGTACCATCTGGTTGTTTACCATATGAAACACCAGGTTCTAAATAGACTACTGGCGTACCACTAACTAAGGCACCATTTTTATTGGTTAAAAAAAGAATATCATTGCCCGAACTAATATTAAAATTAGTATGCAATTGCTGCCCAGGCGCTGCTCGGTTCTTACCTGACGCCCAAACTAATATATATTGGTTAGGCAATAAAATAGTTGCAGGGAATTTCCATTTAAAAAGATCATCTCTATCATTAGACAATCCAAATTCTGCTAAATTTATGGTGGTAGTACCATAATTATAAATTTCTATCCAATCTTCAAAATCTCCGTCATTATCAGCGTTTGTATCCTCATTCGCCGTCATAAATTCATTAATTGAAATTTTTTCTGTTGCTACTGGTATCGTTCCTGTGTTACTTGCGTTTGGAGTAGGAGCGCCAAAAACCTCCAAAGATCCATTACCATCAACGCTACGACCATAAGACGTATCTCTCTCTAAGGCTAATGCTGGCACCTCACTTAATTTAGTACCATTCGCTTTGGTTAATACGAGCTCTTCACCACCAGCACTAATTTTAAAACTAGTATGTAATGGCAGGCTTGCGTTAATTCTATTTTTACCAGAAGCCCAAACTAATAAAAAACTTTTAGGCTGAATTGTTACCGTAGGAAAGACCCATTTAAAAGGTTCAGTTACATCATCGGACAGACCATATCCGAATAAATTTATGGGTGTACTACCATAATTATAGATTTCTATCCAATCATTAAAATCCCCATCTTCATCAGCGACCGTAACGCCGTTTGAAGACATCATTTCATTGATTGAAACATCATTTTGAGCAAAGGAACTGAAAACATTAAAAAATAGGATAAGAAGTAATGTAATATATTTTATTTTAAAATTAGGGTGTATCATTGCAACTGTTATTTAATTTTTTTTAATCACTCAAAACGTCTATTAGCATTCATTAAAACATGCTATTCTAGAAAAATTATTTCTACCGAAATAAAATTAATAGGAAAGAACAAATATATATAAAACTTTTTCGGGATATAAAAAAATAATTGCTAAAAACACTCATTTTCAAAGTCCTGTTTGCTAATTTTGAGTTCTAGAACAAATGCGTCACGAAAATTTTTTATAGCAACGACATTGTAAATTTACTAAATGTCATAGAAGATTGTTAGGTACCGATATTTTATGCGTCTAAACGTACCAATAGAATTATCTGACAATTTCTACTAAAAACTAAAATATGTTAACATGGAAAGAGGTTATTAGCTTCGCAACAAAAGGAAACCCAACTCCAGATAAAAGAGTTGAGAAAACAGCGAAAGAATGGAAGGGATTATTAAATCCAGAACAATTTAGAATTACACGACAAAAAGGAACCGAAAGACCACATACTGGCGCTTTATGTAGCATTTATGATGAAGGGCAATACAATTGTATTTGTTGTGATACACCGTTATTTGATTCTACAATTAAATTCGATTCTAGTTCTGGCTGGCCTAGTTTTACACAACCTATTAAAGAAAATGCTATCAAATACCATAAAGACACTTCTTTTGGCATGATAAGAGTTGAAGTGATGTGCAACACCTGCGATGCTCATTTAGGTCATGTTTTTCCTGATGGACCTGAACCTAGTGGTTTGCGGTATTGCATCAATTCTGAATCTATGAAACTAGAAAAAGAAAATGAATAAAAATTTACAAGTTGCCACTTTAGGAGGTGGTTGTTTTTGGTGCACAGAAGCCGTATTTCAAAAAGTAAAAGGGGTAGAAAAAGTAGTCTCTGGCTATGCTGGCGGAAATGCTCCTGGTAGACCTACTTATAGAGAAATTTGTTCAGGTTTAACAGGTCATGCAGAGGTAATTCGAATCACTTTTGATGATACAATTATTTCTTATGAAGATATTTTAGTCATTTTTATGACCACACACGATCCGACTACTTTAAATAGACAAGGCGCAGATAGAGGGACTCAATATCGTTCTGTAATTTATTATCATGATGAAACACAACAAAAAATTGCCACGGAAGTATTGAAACAAATGCAACCCTATTATTCTGATAAAATCATCACAGAATTAAGTGCTTTGCCTACTTTTTATGAAGCGGAAAAAGAACATCAAAATTATTACAGAGAAAATACACAACAAGGATATTGCAGCTATGTTATTGAACCGAAACTGGCGAAATTACGACAATTACATGCTGACAAATTGAAGTAATGAATTTAAAAAATCAAGAAAAATACTGGTTTTAATTGATGAATAACTGATTTCTACAAAAACCAAGATACATGAAATTACAAATAAAAGACACTTTTACCAAAAATTTACCTGCCGATAAAATACTTGAAAACTCAAGAAGACAAGTTACTGAAGCGGTGTTTTCTTTTGCAAATCCCAAAAAAACCAAAGCGCCAAAAGTTTTACATGTTTCGCAAGAAATGGCTTCTGAATTAGGTATTTCCGAAGAAGAAACAAAATCAGAATTCTTTAAAAAAATTGTTACAGGAAATGAAGTTTATCCTAATACAAAACCTTTTGCAATGTGTTATGGTGGTCATCAATTTGGCAATTGGGCTGGACAATTAGGAGACGGAAGAGCTATTAATTTATTTGAAGTTGAGCATAAACAAAAAAACTGGAAAGTACAATTAAAAGGAGCTGGTGAAACACCCTATTCAAGAACTGCAGATGGTTTGGCTGTTTTGCGTTCTTCGGTAAGAGAATATTTATGCAGTGAAGCGATGTATCATTTAGGCATTCCCACCACACGTGCTTTGTCTTTAAGTTTATCTGGCGATGACGTTTTAAGAGATGTTTTATACGATGGAAATCCGGCATATGAAAAAGGTGCCATTGTTACTAGAGTAGCTACTTCTTTTTTACGCTTTGGAAATTATGAAATTTTTGCTGCAAGAAAAGACATAAAAAATTTAAAAATTTTGGTGGATTATACGATTCATCATCATTTTTCGCATTTAGGAAATCCATCCAAAGAAACCTACATACAATTTTTTAAAGAGGTTTCAGAACGTACTTTAGCCATGATTATTCATTGGCAACGTGTCGGTTTTGTGCACGGAGTCATGAATACCGATAACATGTCTGTTTTGGGTTTAACCATCGATTTTGGTCCTTATGGTTGGTTAGAAGGATTTGATTTTGGTTGGACACCCAATACTACAGACCGACAACACAAACGTTACCGATATGGAAATCAGCCCAATATTGGGTTATGGAATTTATATCAACTCGCAAATGCGTTGTATCCCATTATTCAAGAAGTGGCTCCTTTAGAAGCTGTTTTAAATCAGTATAAAATTGATTTTGAACAACAATCTTTAGAGATGATGAAATCAAAACTAGGGTTATATACTTCGGATGAAAATGATACAAAATTAATGCAAAATTTAGAAGATACTTTGCAATTGGTAGAAACTGATATGACCATTTTTTTTAGAAGCTTAAGTAATTTTACAGATGCCGAATCGGGGTTCCAATTGATTAAAAAATCATTTTATGACTTTGATACTATTTCTGATGAGGTAAAATCTCAATGGGACAGTTGGTTTCAAAAATATGCTGAAAGATTGCAAATTGAGCGTCTTTCATCCGAGGAAAGAAAAGAAAAAATGGATACTGTAAATCCTAAATATGTGTTACGAAATTACATGTCTCAATTGGCTATTGATGCCGCAGATAAAGGCGATTATTCTTTAATTGATGAATTATATCAACTCTTAAAAAAACCTTACAGTGAGCAGCCAAAATATGAAAAATGGTTCGCAAAAAGACCCGAATGGGCAAGAAATAAAGTAGGTTGTTCTATGTTATCTTGTAGTTCATAAAACTATTTACAAATTAAGACCTCACAGGTTTTAAAAACCTGTGAGGTCTCTTAAAATAACACAAAAATGAAATTAGGCTTAGGAACCGCAGCTTTAGGAAGACCTCAATACATTAATGTTCGTACAGAAACTTGTGATAATTCAGACTTAACTGAATTTAAAAAACAAAGTTTTGCTGTTTTGGAAGCTGCTTACAAATCAGGAATCAGATATTTTGATACAGCTCCTGGCTATGGTTTGGCAGAAGAATTGGTGTTAGAATGGCTGCAAACAAAAAACGATAGTACTATTGAAATTGCTACAAAATGGGGCTATACATACACCGCAAATTTTGATGCGAATGCCACCGTGCACGAAGTAAAAGAACATAGCATCCAAAAATTAAACGAGCAATGGAATTTTTCAAAACAGCTCCTACCCTATTTAAAAGTGTATCAAATTCATTCTGCCACTTTAGAAACGGGTGTTTTAGAAAATAAGGCAGTTTTAGAGCAATTAGCAATTTTAAAAAAAACACACAATCTTAACATCGGGTTAACCACAACAGGAACCAATCAGGTTGAAGTGATTAAAAAAGCATTAGAAGTTTTGGTGGATGGCGCATTTCTTTTTGATGTTTTTCAGGTAACTTACAATTTTTTAGAGCAAAGTTTACAAGAAATTACTACGGAACTAAATCGTAAAAACAAAACGATTGTAATTAAAGAAGCTTTGGCAAATGGCAGGATTTTTAGAAATTCTAAATATCCACATTATCATGCGCTATATGCAGTTTTAGAGGAGTTATCAAAAAAATACTTGGTAGGTGTAGATGCAGTTTCTTTAAAATATTGTGAGCAAACCATTCCGAATAGTATGGTTTTAAGCGGCGCAAGCTCAATTCATCAATTACAAGAAAATGTAAAGCTCAATAATTTTTCGCTTGCTAAAGAAGATATTGAAACCTTAAATTCATTTAAAAAATCTCCCGATTTCTATTGGTCTGAACGAAAAAAATTACATTGGAATTAACCAAAATTGCATTTGGTGGTGGTTGCCATTGGTGCACTGAAGCTGTTTTTCAATCGTTACTTGGTGTACAAAAAGTAGCACAGGGTTGGGTTGCATCCACAGAAAAAAATAATACTTTTTCTGAAGCCGTAATAGTTTATTTTGATGACAAAAAAATCGATTTAAAAACATTGATTACCATTCATTTAAGAACACATAAAAGCACCAGTAATCACTCCATGAGAACTAAATATCGTTCTGCAGTTTATTATTTTTCTAATCAACAAAAAGAAGAAAGTCAAAAAATAATCGAGCATTTACAATCAGATTTTGAGGCTATAATCATCACACAAATAGTAGCATTTAAAAACTTTCAACCTTCTAAAAAAGAATTTCAGAATTACTATCAATCGAATCCTAACAAACCTTTTTGTAAAACTTACATTAATCCAAAACTAAAATTCCTAATACAGAACTTCCCAAATCATATTGATAAAAGTAAAGTTTCTCGTTGTTATTAAGACAACCCAAAAAAATAAATATCATTAAAAACATTAAAAATAATTTTAATTTTAAAACTGAAAGAATTTGCACAAATTGCCAAGAAAAACAAAAAAAGGAAAGCGAATTTTACAAACTGAATAAAGGAAGTAAACGCATTGGAAAATGATCAAACCTATACTAGTTTTATCAATAAAATTACAGAAAATAATGTTAGTAGAATTGTTCTCTATAAAGATACTTACGAATGTAAAACTTGTAAAATGAGTTCTCAATAATTGCTATAAAAGTTTTATATTTATCAATTAAATTTTAGTTTTTATACATGCTTTACGAATTCAGAGAAATCATTAACCAAGCAGTAATCAACCAACAAAAAGGATTGAAAAACGTGCTGGCAACTGTGGTTTTTCTAGAAGGTTCTTCTTATCGAAAACCAGGTGTTAGAATGCTAATTTCTAATGATTTAAATTCTGTTGGCGCCGTAAGTGGCGGTTGTGTAGAAAAAGAAATTATTCATAGAGCAAGGACTGTTTTTTCTGACAACAAGCCAAAAGTAATTACTTACGATGGTCGCTATAAATTAGGCTGTGAAGGAATTTTATATGTGCTCATTGAGCCTTTTTTTGTTTCTAATGCCTTTATAACTGCTTTTTCTGAAGCAAATTCAAAAAGACAAACCTTAAAAATTGAAAGTCACTATAAAAAAGAAAATGAGGTTTTTGGTGATTTTGGTTCTACAATAAGTTTTGAAAATAAACAACAGTTTCAGTTCGCAGAAACCTTTAAACCTCAAAATAAAAATGAAGTTGCAGTTTTTACACAAATTTTAGAACCCGCATTTAAACTCCTAATTATTGGTGGTGAACATGATGCCGTAAAACTATGCAAAATGGCCTCTAATTTAGGTTGGGAAATAGAGGTCATTACGTCTATTAAAGACCCAAAACAACTCGTAGATTTTCCGGGTGCAAAAACTGTAATTGGCGCTAGTCCAGAAAGCATCGAATTTAAAGATATTGCAGAAAATTGTGCTATTGTAATTATGAATCATAGTTACGTGCAAGATTTAAAATATGTGATAAAGCTTTCTGAATATCAGCCAAAATATATTGGAATTTTAGGTGCGCCTAATAGAAGAGAGCGCTTATTTAATGAGCTTTTTGAGTTTGTTCCAACTATTTCTGATGAATTTATAGGCAACATTTACACACCCGCAGGCCTGCATATTGGCGCACAAACTCCAGAAGAAATCGCACTCTCTATTGTTGCCGAAATAATAGCTGTCACTAGAAAAAAAGAGCCATTTTCTTTGAGAAATTTAAACGGTAAAATTCATAGTTAATCGATGAAAAATATCGCTGTTTTAGTATTAGCTGCCGGAAAAGCATCAAGAATGAATAGCATTAAACAGCTAGAAATAATTAGCAAAAAAACACTATTAGACATCTCTTTAGAGAAAATTAAATGGATTCTTCCCAACACTATTTTCTGTGTTTTAGGAGCAAATTCTACTCAAATAAAACAAGAAATTGCCACAAAAAATATTCAATTTATTATCAATAAAAACTATGAAAATGGCTTGAGTTCAAGTATTGTTGCCGGAATACACTATTTTAGGAAAAATAAATTAAGTTTCTCTGGAATTTTAATTCTTTTAGGAGATCAACCCGCTATTGAAATTTCCTACTTAAAAAATATGATTGATTTATTTGAGAAAAATAACGATACCATTATTGCCTCAAATTATGGAGATAAATTAGGGGTTCCTGCTATTTTTCCTGAAAAATATTTTGAGGCTTTGCTATTGATCAAAGGAGATCAAGGAGCAAAAGAATTCATCAATCAAAGAAAAAATGAAGTTGTTTGTCCGAAAATAGTTACCAACTTTTTTGATATAGACACTCAAGAAGACTTATTCCTATTTAAAAATTCAATTTTAAAATAGCCAATTTTATTCCTATGAAATTATTCAAATACTTCTTATTTTTTATCCTACTTCTTTGTATTTCTGCTTGTGCTACTTTAAAAATGCAAGTGGCAGAAAATGAAGTTTTTGAAGAGAAACAAGACAGCTCAAAATTGGTACATTCTTTTTATTTAATTGGTGATGCAGGAAATTCTACTTTAACTAAAGATTCGCCCGCTTTAATCTATTTAAGAAAGAAAATGAAAGGCGCTTCTAAAAAATCTACCTTACTTTTTTTAGGTGATAATGTGTATGAAAGCGGAATTCCCAAGAAAAAATCTAAAAAATATCCTTTAGCAAAAAGAAGAATTAAAGCACAAACTAAAGTTGCCGAAAAATTTAAAGGAAAATCAATTTTTATCCCTGGAAATCATGATTGGTATCATGGTTTAGAGGGCCTGCAAAGAGAAGAAGAATTGGTAAAAAAAGAGTTGGGAAAAAATTCTTTTTTTCCAGAAAATGGTTGCCCGTTAGCACAAGTAGACATTTCTAAAAACATCGTTTTAATTATTGTAGATACCCAATGGTATGTAACAAATTGGGACAATCACCCAACGATCAATGATCATTGTGAAATTAAAACAAGAAGCAAATTCTTTGATGAATTTGAAGGAATGATAAAAAAAGCAAGAGGAAAAACAACAATTATTGCCATGCATCACCCCATGTTTACCAGCGGCTCTCATGGTGGTAAATTTTCTTTTCGTAGCCACTTAAGTCCTTTACCAATTTTAGGTACGATGAAAAATATACTTC is a window of Polaribacter litorisediminis DNA encoding:
- a CDS encoding protein adenylyltransferase SelO codes for the protein MKLQIKDTFTKNLPADKILENSRRQVTEAVFSFANPKKTKAPKVLHVSQEMASELGISEEETKSEFFKKIVTGNEVYPNTKPFAMCYGGHQFGNWAGQLGDGRAINLFEVEHKQKNWKVQLKGAGETPYSRTADGLAVLRSSVREYLCSEAMYHLGIPTTRALSLSLSGDDVLRDVLYDGNPAYEKGAIVTRVATSFLRFGNYEIFAARKDIKNLKILVDYTIHHHFSHLGNPSKETYIQFFKEVSERTLAMIIHWQRVGFVHGVMNTDNMSVLGLTIDFGPYGWLEGFDFGWTPNTTDRQHKRYRYGNQPNIGLWNLYQLANALYPIIQEVAPLEAVLNQYKIDFEQQSLEMMKSKLGLYTSDENDTKLMQNLEDTLQLVETDMTIFFRSLSNFTDAESGFQLIKKSFYDFDTISDEVKSQWDSWFQKYAERLQIERLSSEERKEKMDTVNPKYVLRNYMSQLAIDAADKGDYSLIDELYQLLKKPYSEQPKYEKWFAKRPEWARNKVGCSMLSCSS
- a CDS encoding nucleotidyltransferase family protein — translated: MKNIAVLVLAAGKASRMNSIKQLEIISKKTLLDISLEKIKWILPNTIFCVLGANSTQIKQEIATKNIQFIINKNYENGLSSSIVAGIHYFRKNKLSFSGILILLGDQPAIEISYLKNMIDLFEKNNDTIIASNYGDKLGVPAIFPEKYFEALLLIKGDQGAKEFINQRKNEVVCPKIVTNFFDIDTQEDLFLFKNSILK
- a CDS encoding peptide-methionine (S)-S-oxide reductase — protein: MELTKIAFGGGCHWCTEAVFQSLLGVQKVAQGWVASTEKNNTFSEAVIVYFDDKKIDLKTLITIHLRTHKSTSNHSMRTKYRSAVYYFSNQQKEESQKIIEHLQSDFEAIIITQIVAFKNFQPSKKEFQNYYQSNPNKPFCKTYINPKLKFLIQNFPNHIDKSKVSRCY
- the msrA gene encoding peptide-methionine (S)-S-oxide reductase MsrA, encoding MNKNLQVATLGGGCFWCTEAVFQKVKGVEKVVSGYAGGNAPGRPTYREICSGLTGHAEVIRITFDDTIISYEDILVIFMTTHDPTTLNRQGADRGTQYRSVIYYHDETQQKIATEVLKQMQPYYSDKIITELSALPTFYEAEKEHQNYYRENTQQGYCSYVIEPKLAKLRQLHADKLK
- a CDS encoding XdhC family protein; translated protein: MLYEFREIINQAVINQQKGLKNVLATVVFLEGSSYRKPGVRMLISNDLNSVGAVSGGCVEKEIIHRARTVFSDNKPKVITYDGRYKLGCEGILYVLIEPFFVSNAFITAFSEANSKRQTLKIESHYKKENEVFGDFGSTISFENKQQFQFAETFKPQNKNEVAVFTQILEPAFKLLIIGGEHDAVKLCKMASNLGWEIEVITSIKDPKQLVDFPGAKTVIGASPESIEFKDIAENCAIVIMNHSYVQDLKYVIKLSEYQPKYIGILGAPNRRERLFNELFEFVPTISDEFIGNIYTPAGLHIGAQTPEEIALSIVAEIIAVTRKKEPFSLRNLNGKIHS
- a CDS encoding aldo/keto reductase; its protein translation is MKLGLGTAALGRPQYINVRTETCDNSDLTEFKKQSFAVLEAAYKSGIRYFDTAPGYGLAEELVLEWLQTKNDSTIEIATKWGYTYTANFDANATVHEVKEHSIQKLNEQWNFSKQLLPYLKVYQIHSATLETGVLENKAVLEQLAILKKTHNLNIGLTTTGTNQVEVIKKALEVLVDGAFLFDVFQVTYNFLEQSLQEITTELNRKNKTIVIKEALANGRIFRNSKYPHYHALYAVLEELSKKYLVGVDAVSLKYCEQTIPNSMVLSGASSIHQLQENVKLNNFSLAKEDIETLNSFKKSPDFYWSERKKLHWN
- the msrB gene encoding peptide-methionine (R)-S-oxide reductase MsrB, which produces MLTWKEVISFATKGNPTPDKRVEKTAKEWKGLLNPEQFRITRQKGTERPHTGALCSIYDEGQYNCICCDTPLFDSTIKFDSSSGWPSFTQPIKENAIKYHKDTSFGMIRVEVMCNTCDAHLGHVFPDGPEPSGLRYCINSESMKLEKENE